A single window of Bacillus mesophilus DNA harbors:
- a CDS encoding DUF4085 family protein: MWNISKEAKERFLKHNLLPIHESDREWEISLREAREEGEDLITSLQEELAEVKEELLQVLPSRFVPYLEDGSLNQPTLPKSVLEDYLNWIQQASHDFEQVLDAAYERTQHALPYLPTSVQEVFAESLHDSTIERIVWEGDTLHLYVNTDGGFSSKALIHFTFKGVQSEETDGPIEVGQWFIYDELQKTEDGFAFRVLFESPESQWTISMKELDAEYFYRPKEYTILRNEEKLEDTSLVEYTSSLNPEHRYWLITPHIECTISSFSENLAIENGLIEFSNNELVVIVGNERFTYDLDEYNPIQFIYTYIYEDPYAQFNEPIPTEEIEEAALGEELELQVRAWNTMYGNPKELANIINTVLMKVNVTEENEMMISVYVNHFYKEGILLKEVIEKHRACID, encoded by the coding sequence ATGTGGAATATATCGAAAGAAGCTAAAGAAAGATTTTTAAAACATAACCTGCTCCCGATTCATGAATCTGACCGTGAATGGGAGATTTCATTAAGAGAGGCTAGAGAAGAAGGCGAGGATTTGATTACTAGTTTGCAGGAAGAACTTGCGGAGGTAAAAGAGGAATTACTTCAGGTCTTGCCTAGTCGTTTTGTACCTTATTTAGAAGATGGTTCTTTAAATCAACCAACATTGCCTAAATCTGTACTTGAAGATTATTTAAACTGGATACAGCAAGCCTCACATGACTTTGAACAAGTATTAGATGCTGCATATGAACGGACACAACATGCTCTTCCTTATTTACCTACTTCTGTTCAAGAAGTGTTTGCAGAAAGTTTGCATGATTCAACGATTGAGCGCATTGTTTGGGAAGGCGATACACTTCATCTTTATGTCAATACAGATGGTGGTTTTTCTTCAAAGGCACTTATTCATTTTACATTTAAGGGAGTTCAATCTGAAGAAACAGATGGGCCCATTGAAGTTGGACAATGGTTTATTTATGATGAACTACAGAAAACTGAGGATGGATTTGCCTTTCGGGTCTTATTTGAAAGTCCGGAAAGTCAGTGGACCATTTCCATGAAAGAGTTAGATGCAGAGTACTTTTACCGTCCTAAGGAATATACGATATTGAGAAACGAAGAAAAACTTGAAGATACGTCCCTGGTTGAGTACACATCTAGCTTAAATCCAGAGCATCGCTATTGGTTGATTACACCACATATTGAGTGTACCATATCCTCATTTTCGGAAAATCTCGCCATAGAAAACGGTCTGATTGAGTTTTCCAACAATGAATTGGTGGTTATAGTAGGAAATGAACGTTTTACATATGATTTAGATGAATACAATCCGATTCAGTTTATCTACACCTACATATATGAAGATCCTTATGCACAGTTTAATGAGCCTATTCCAACAGAAGAAATCGAAGAAGCAGCATTAGGTGAAGAACTAGAACTACAAGTACGTGCATGGAACACCATGTATGGCAATCCTAAAGAGTTGGCAAACATTATTAACACAGTATTAATGAAGGTTAACGTTACGGAAGAAAATGAAATGATGATCAGTGTTTATGTAAATCATTTTTATAAAGAGGGAATCTTACTAAAAGAAGTGATTGAGAAACACCGTGCATGTATTGATTAG
- a CDS encoding carbohydrate binding domain-containing protein has protein sequence MKRILLIMLSLFLILPSMALGALNKEEKSSKSEWELVWSDEFDGKEIDRTKWTYDLGNWIVDADGNGVAPGWGNNEKEFYTDSSENAYVKDGKLIIQAKKEKVTDQFGTYDYTSARLKTKGLFSKKYGRFDIKAKLPVGKGLWPAIWMLPEDDKYGGWAASGEIDIMESWGSKPHTVAGTIHYGEVWPNNKYTGKEYELPKNRGIDAWHTYSLEWEPGELRWYVDGKLYQTQNNWYSKGKNSATKYSYPAPFDQNFHLIMNLAVGGWFDGEPDESTIFPKKMEIDYVRVYDLKKRDYQEPVEPVIEKVVLPEGAKQPLEDGNFIYDHQYEHPITEVDAVGEELNPTYWNFVHLPDFGGDGTINVESMDGVNYAKITPTNPGNQLYSLQLIQNLSLGKGGTYKVSFDAKSTANRNMMVKLGAGPERGWVKYSNEETFSLTDQLQSYEFTFDMLAETDLVSRLEFNLGNGGENPLWIGNVRVEEVTGQPVDENGPKQPLPDGNLVYNGTFDQGSMDRMTYWNLVTNQAVASASVDEGSRELQVEVIDGGANPTDVQVLQKGMYLLEGNDYKATFRARAAKPTSIQVDVRSKEGEVSYSELQTINLTTEMAEYDIVFTMPDEITDSEGQLIFNLGGQDSNIILDDIVLLKTSTEIDYGQVDLFPLKNGQFANGFDSWGSYVHFDASATLSVNSQEEVQIDISNEGKEPWSVLLEQGNLKLSKGVEYIVSFDARSSALRDVEVTVENAQYTRFLSEKSTLTNEMSQYSYTFTMPSDETASLKFLLGKDGENTIGNHIIHIDNVVLQVKNAPEPQPEPTTTPGIDNGSFNDGNAHWSSWWGDPWSGYAEGTATVENNEMKVSISQVGGASYAPQVYQKDLYFEKGGTYTVSFDARADENRKVNVNIGKELTTDPWFINYAEMSTFDLTNEMKTYTVTFTMAEDTYHDGKLVFELGNIADGNAATNVYIDNVTVVKE, from the coding sequence AAAAGAATTTTATTGATTATGCTAAGCCTTTTTCTTATTTTACCTTCAATGGCATTAGGAGCACTAAATAAAGAAGAAAAATCTAGTAAATCCGAATGGGAACTTGTTTGGTCAGATGAATTTGATGGCAAGGAGATCGATCGCACAAAGTGGACGTATGATTTAGGAAACTGGATTGTTGATGCAGATGGGAATGGAGTTGCGCCTGGATGGGGAAACAATGAGAAGGAATTTTATACGGACTCAAGTGAAAACGCTTACGTAAAAGATGGGAAGCTTATTATCCAAGCGAAAAAGGAAAAAGTGACAGATCAGTTTGGAACTTATGATTATACTTCAGCAAGATTAAAAACAAAGGGTTTATTTAGTAAAAAGTATGGTCGATTTGATATTAAAGCAAAGCTTCCTGTAGGGAAGGGATTATGGCCAGCGATTTGGATGTTACCTGAAGATGACAAATACGGTGGTTGGGCAGCTTCAGGAGAAATCGATATTATGGAGAGCTGGGGAAGTAAACCCCATACAGTGGCTGGGACCATCCATTATGGAGAAGTGTGGCCAAATAACAAGTATACAGGTAAAGAGTATGAACTACCTAAAAATAGAGGAATTGATGCATGGCATACCTATTCACTTGAATGGGAGCCAGGAGAACTTCGTTGGTATGTAGACGGAAAGTTATATCAGACTCAAAATAACTGGTATTCAAAAGGGAAGAACAGTGCCACTAAATACTCATATCCAGCACCATTTGATCAAAATTTCCATCTGATTATGAACTTAGCAGTAGGCGGCTGGTTTGATGGTGAACCAGATGAATCTACTATTTTTCCAAAGAAAATGGAAATCGATTATGTTCGTGTCTATGACTTGAAAAAGCGAGACTATCAAGAACCAGTTGAACCTGTGATTGAAAAAGTAGTATTACCTGAAGGGGCAAAGCAGCCGTTAGAAGATGGGAACTTCATCTACGATCATCAATATGAGCACCCGATTACGGAAGTAGATGCTGTTGGTGAGGAATTAAATCCGACCTATTGGAACTTTGTTCATTTACCTGATTTCGGGGGAGATGGGACGATTAACGTTGAATCAATGGATGGTGTGAATTATGCAAAAATTACACCAACAAATCCAGGAAATCAGCTATATTCTCTACAGTTAATCCAAAATCTTTCATTAGGGAAAGGTGGCACCTACAAAGTTAGCTTTGACGCAAAATCTACGGCTAATCGGAATATGATGGTGAAACTCGGAGCAGGTCCTGAACGAGGATGGGTGAAGTATTCTAATGAAGAGACTTTCTCACTAACAGACCAACTACAAAGCTATGAATTTACGTTTGATATGTTAGCAGAAACGGATCTTGTATCTAGGTTAGAATTTAATCTAGGAAATGGCGGAGAGAATCCTTTATGGATTGGTAACGTTCGTGTAGAGGAAGTGACAGGGCAGCCAGTGGATGAAAACGGTCCAAAACAACCATTACCAGACGGAAATCTTGTGTATAACGGGACATTTGATCAAGGAAGCATGGACCGAATGACATATTGGAATCTCGTTACCAATCAAGCAGTTGCCTCGGCAAGTGTTGATGAGGGTTCGAGAGAATTACAAGTGGAAGTAATAGATGGAGGAGCAAATCCTACCGATGTTCAAGTTTTACAAAAAGGGATGTACCTGCTAGAAGGCAATGATTATAAAGCGACATTCAGAGCTAGAGCCGCAAAACCAACTTCCATCCAAGTTGATGTTAGAAGTAAAGAGGGTGAAGTTAGTTATTCTGAGTTACAAACCATTAATCTTACGACAGAAATGGCAGAATACGATATTGTATTCACCATGCCAGATGAGATCACGGATTCAGAAGGGCAACTCATCTTTAATTTAGGTGGGCAAGACTCTAACATCATTCTAGATGACATCGTTCTTCTGAAAACATCTACGGAGATTGATTATGGGCAAGTAGACTTATTTCCTCTAAAGAATGGTCAGTTTGCAAATGGTTTTGATTCTTGGGGTAGCTATGTGCACTTCGATGCGAGTGCAACGCTTTCTGTTAACAGCCAAGAAGAAGTACAAATTGACATCAGTAATGAAGGCAAGGAGCCGTGGAGTGTGCTCCTTGAACAAGGTAACTTGAAGTTATCAAAAGGGGTCGAGTATATCGTTTCATTCGATGCCCGTTCATCAGCCTTAAGAGATGTTGAAGTTACAGTAGAGAATGCTCAATATACTAGATTCTTAAGTGAGAAATCTACGCTTACTAATGAAATGAGCCAATATAGCTATACATTTACAATGCCATCAGATGAAACGGCTAGCTTAAAGTTTTTACTAGGAAAAGATGGTGAAAATACAATAGGAAACCATATCATTCATATTGACAATGTGGTGCTACAAGTTAAAAATGCACCAGAACCACAACCAGAACCAACGACAACGCCTGGCATTGACAATGGAAGCTTCAATGACGGAAATGCGCATTGGTCATCTTGGTGGGGAGATCCATGGAGTGGATATGCAGAAGGTACTGCAACAGTAGAAAACAATGAGATGAAAGTCTCGATTTCCCAAGTCGGTGGTGCTTCATATGCGCCACAAGTGTATCAAAAAGATTTATATTTCGAAAAGGGTGGCACGTATACGGTTTCGTTCGATGCTAGAGCTGATGAAAATCGGAAGGTTAATGTTAATATTGGAAAAGAACTTACGACGGATCCATGGTTTATCAACTATGCGGAAATGAGTACATTTGATCTAACAAATGAGATGAAAACCTATACGGTTACATTTACGATGGCGGAAGATACCTATCATGATGGAAAACTAGTTTTTGAACTAGGAAATATCGCGGATGGAAATGCGGCAACTAATGTGTATATTGATAATGTTACAGTTGTTAAAGAGTAA
- the asnA gene encoding aspartate--ammonia ligase: MEKQLYKPLLSLLDTEEAIKNIKDYFEMELSESLQIKKVSAPLMIKGGQGINDDLNGVERITSFSTPDITESAIEVVQSLAKWKRVALGRYNLPVGKGLYTKMIAIRSDEELDATHSLFVDQWDWEKVITREQRTEEMLKSEVKKIYRSIKDTETYIHEYYPELKPVLPEEITFITSQELEDQYPGHTPKERENVISKKYGAVFIMKIGHTLNSGEKHDGRAPDYDDWSLNGDIIVWNPTLESAFELSSMGIRVDSISLVNQLQTAYCLERLALPFHQSVLKENVPFSIGGGIGQSRLCMFLLKKMHIGEVQASFWGDSIIEECKTQNIPLL; the protein is encoded by the coding sequence ATGGAAAAGCAACTATATAAACCCTTACTTTCCTTGTTGGATACGGAAGAGGCGATTAAGAATATAAAGGATTATTTTGAAATGGAGCTATCTGAGTCCTTACAGATAAAAAAGGTTTCAGCACCTTTAATGATTAAAGGTGGTCAGGGAATTAACGATGATTTAAATGGAGTAGAACGAATTACTTCATTTAGTACGCCCGATATTACAGAGTCAGCTATTGAAGTCGTTCAATCCCTAGCTAAGTGGAAAAGGGTGGCTCTTGGAAGGTATAACTTGCCTGTTGGAAAAGGTCTATATACGAAGATGATTGCGATTAGAAGTGATGAGGAGTTAGATGCTACTCACTCTCTATTCGTTGACCAATGGGATTGGGAGAAGGTCATAACAAGAGAACAGCGCACTGAAGAAATGCTAAAATCGGAAGTTAAAAAAATATATCGTTCCATAAAGGACACAGAGACCTATATTCATGAGTATTACCCTGAACTAAAGCCAGTACTACCAGAAGAGATCACCTTCATTACCTCTCAGGAGTTAGAAGATCAATACCCTGGGCATACTCCAAAAGAACGAGAAAATGTGATTTCCAAAAAATATGGGGCCGTATTTATTATGAAGATCGGCCATACGTTGAATTCTGGTGAAAAGCACGACGGTCGTGCACCGGATTATGATGATTGGTCCTTAAATGGAGACATCATTGTCTGGAACCCAACCCTCGAGAGTGCCTTCGAGCTGTCTTCGATGGGTATTAGAGTAGATTCTATATCTCTAGTAAACCAGCTTCAAACTGCTTACTGTTTAGAAAGACTTGCCCTCCCCTTCCACCAATCCGTACTAAAAGAAAATGTTCCTTTTTCAATCGGTGGTGGAATCGGCCAATCAAGATTATGCATGTTCCTGTTAAAAAAGATGCATATCGGTGAAGTGCAAGCCTCCTTTTGGGGCGATTCAATTATTGAAGAGTGCAAGACTCAAAATATTCCACTTTTATAG
- a CDS encoding ABC transporter ATP-binding protein: protein MEPKSKQMLKPFLSLILSTKIPKLALTLGLIGSLITTIVGLSIPLLTRELVDGFSVSSLNMYLIGAIVIVFILQAVIDGASTYALAYVGQNIVARLRERMWFKLIRLPVSYYDKSKSGESVSRVVNDTGVVKDLISQHFPQFISGIISIIGAVIILFIMDWKMTLLMFIAVPITALFMVPLGSKMSKISRSLQDETANFSGSVQQTLSEIRLMKASNAEATEEQKGMAGINKLFSYGLKEGIIFAFIGPLMYLVVMVVIVVIIGYGGIRVAEGTMTTGSLVAFLLYLFQIVFPITSFAMFFTQLQKARGATERIIEILALEVEAGQTGKELDISNQSITVKHVSFSYNEGEPIIQDVSFKILPGTMVAFAGPSGGGKTTMFALLERFYEPTQGDILIGNTPITELSMHTWRRQIGYVSQDSPMMVGTIRENLCYGLQQGQENISDERLWEVAKMAYADQFIKEFPEGLDTEVGERGVKLSGGQRQRIAIARAFLRDPKILMMDEATASLDTQSEGIVQQALSRLMEDRTTLVIAHRLSTIVNADNIIFIDKGRITGTGTHEELVQTHELYREYAEQQLT from the coding sequence ATGGAACCTAAAAGCAAACAAATGCTAAAACCCTTTCTCTCCCTTATTTTATCTACAAAAATACCAAAGCTCGCCCTCACCTTAGGGCTAATCGGGAGTCTGATTACAACGATTGTTGGTCTTTCCATTCCCCTTTTAACACGAGAATTGGTCGATGGGTTTTCAGTTTCATCTTTGAACATGTATCTAATTGGGGCCATCGTGATTGTTTTTATTTTACAGGCAGTTATAGACGGGGCCTCTACTTATGCTCTTGCTTATGTCGGACAAAATATTGTCGCTAGGTTACGTGAGCGTATGTGGTTTAAGCTCATTCGTCTTCCGGTTTCCTATTATGATAAAAGTAAAAGTGGTGAATCCGTGAGTCGTGTAGTCAATGATACTGGGGTCGTAAAGGACTTAATTTCACAACATTTCCCTCAATTTATAAGCGGAATTATTTCCATTATTGGAGCAGTGATTATCCTATTTATTATGGATTGGAAAATGACTTTACTCATGTTTATTGCCGTTCCCATTACTGCTTTATTTATGGTTCCCCTTGGAAGTAAAATGTCAAAAATCTCTCGCAGTCTTCAGGATGAAACAGCGAATTTTAGCGGAAGCGTGCAGCAGACCCTAAGTGAGATTCGCTTAATGAAAGCATCTAATGCTGAAGCGACAGAAGAGCAAAAAGGTATGGCTGGTATTAACAAGCTGTTTTCTTACGGCTTAAAAGAGGGGATCATTTTCGCCTTCATTGGCCCGCTTATGTATTTAGTAGTTATGGTCGTGATTGTGGTTATTATTGGCTATGGTGGAATTCGAGTTGCGGAAGGGACGATGACTACAGGATCTCTAGTTGCCTTTTTACTGTATCTATTTCAAATTGTCTTCCCCATCACTTCCTTTGCCATGTTCTTTACCCAGTTACAAAAAGCAAGGGGAGCGACAGAAAGGATTATTGAAATACTGGCCCTAGAAGTAGAAGCAGGACAAACAGGAAAAGAGTTGGATATTTCCAATCAATCTATTACAGTGAAACATGTTTCCTTTTCCTACAATGAGGGAGAACCTATCATCCAGGATGTCTCGTTTAAGATCCTTCCAGGTACAATGGTTGCCTTTGCAGGACCGAGCGGTGGTGGCAAAACCACGATGTTCGCCCTACTCGAGCGCTTTTACGAGCCAACTCAAGGTGATATCTTAATTGGTAACACCCCCATTACAGAGTTATCGATGCATACGTGGAGAAGGCAAATTGGCTATGTATCTCAGGATAGCCCAATGATGGTAGGAACAATAAGAGAAAACCTATGCTACGGATTACAACAAGGTCAAGAAAACATTTCTGATGAGCGCTTATGGGAAGTCGCAAAAATGGCCTATGCTGATCAGTTTATTAAAGAGTTTCCAGAAGGCCTTGATACTGAGGTTGGCGAGCGCGGTGTCAAGCTCTCTGGTGGTCAACGACAACGAATTGCGATTGCCAGAGCCTTCTTGAGAGATCCCAAAATCCTTATGATGGATGAAGCAACCGCAAGCCTGGATACCCAATCTGAAGGAATAGTTCAACAAGCTTTATCTCGCCTCATGGAAGATCGCACCACCCTTGTTATTGCTCACCGCTTATCAACGATTGTCAATGCCGACAACATCATCTTTATAGATAAAGGACGAATAACAGGAACGGGTACACACGAAGAACTTGTCCAAACTCATGAGCTATATAGGGAATACGCTGAACAACAATTGACATAG